One genomic window of Streptomonospora nanhaiensis includes the following:
- a CDS encoding extracellular solute-binding protein, translating to MQIPLKAAASAGTALVLAAALTACGGEGSGGDQVLTYWASNQGASVEEDEAVLRPALDRFTEETGIEVELEVIPWSELYNRILTAVSSGDAPDVLNIGNTWAASLQETGAFVPFEGADLEAVGGQDRFVETSYATGGAPGEPPTSVPLYGLSYALFYNPTLFEEAGIEEPPATWAEFVDAAEELTRDTDGDGETDQYGFALEGGSERQNSHMAFVLGRQHGGRLWDDGPSFASPEQVDAVKMWIDLMAEHGVVDPGNAEFSDGTQAVGDFVDGRAAMVIVQGSTRTTMAERGFEDYEIAQVPVLDPLPGQGEPVQSIAAGINISVFADSGNPQGALQLVEHLTSPEEQVYLSQEFQTLPVARAAYDDDALADADMETFRTILAEHAEPMPQIPEEGQLETVLGEAIAGLFAEAATSGDVGEDAVRAALEDAETQMDAAN from the coding sequence GTGCAGATCCCCCTCAAGGCAGCGGCCTCCGCCGGCACCGCCCTCGTCCTCGCCGCGGCCCTGACCGCGTGCGGCGGCGAGGGATCCGGCGGCGACCAGGTCCTCACCTACTGGGCCAGCAACCAGGGCGCCAGCGTGGAGGAGGACGAAGCGGTCCTGCGCCCCGCGCTGGACCGCTTCACCGAGGAGACCGGCATCGAGGTCGAGCTGGAGGTGATCCCCTGGAGCGAGCTGTACAACCGCATCCTCACCGCCGTGAGCAGCGGGGACGCCCCCGACGTCCTCAACATCGGCAACACCTGGGCCGCGAGCCTGCAGGAGACCGGCGCGTTCGTGCCCTTCGAGGGCGCCGACCTGGAGGCGGTCGGCGGCCAGGACCGGTTCGTGGAGACCAGCTACGCCACCGGCGGCGCGCCCGGCGAGCCGCCGACCTCGGTGCCCCTCTACGGCCTGTCCTACGCGCTGTTCTACAACCCCACCCTGTTCGAGGAGGCCGGGATCGAGGAGCCGCCCGCCACCTGGGCGGAGTTCGTCGACGCGGCCGAGGAGCTGACCCGCGACACCGACGGCGACGGCGAGACCGACCAGTACGGGTTCGCGCTGGAGGGCGGCAGCGAGCGGCAGAACTCCCACATGGCGTTCGTCCTGGGCCGCCAGCACGGCGGGCGGCTGTGGGACGACGGCCCGTCGTTCGCCTCCCCCGAGCAGGTCGACGCGGTGAAGATGTGGATCGACCTCATGGCCGAGCACGGGGTGGTCGACCCCGGAAACGCCGAGTTCAGCGACGGCACCCAGGCCGTCGGCGACTTCGTGGACGGGCGCGCGGCCATGGTGATCGTCCAGGGCAGCACCCGCACCACCATGGCCGAGCGCGGGTTCGAGGACTACGAGATCGCCCAGGTGCCCGTGCTCGACCCGCTGCCCGGGCAGGGCGAGCCCGTCCAGAGCATCGCCGCGGGGATCAACATCAGCGTCTTCGCCGACTCCGGCAACCCGCAGGGCGCGCTCCAACTGGTGGAGCACCTGACCAGCCCCGAGGAGCAGGTCTACCTCAGCCAGGAGTTCCAGACGCTCCCGGTCGCCCGCGCCGCCTACGACGACGATGCCCTGGCCGACGCGGACATGGAGACCTTCCGGACGATCCTGGCCGAGCACGCCGAGCCGATGCCGCAGATCCCCGAGGAGGGGCAGTTGGAGACCGTGCTCGGCGAGGCGATCGCCGGCCTGTTCGCCGAGGCCGCCACCAGCGGCGACGTCGGCGAGGACGCCGTGCGCGCCGCGCTGGAGGACGCCGAGACGCAGATGGACGCCGCGAACTAG
- a CDS encoding manganese catalase family protein, which translates to MFRHTKHLQFEAKPEKPDALYAMKLQELIGGAFGEMTVTMQYLFQGWNCRMEGKYKDLIMDVATEEIGHVEMLATMVARLLEGAPDDVTAEAVKDPAVAAVVGGMNPQHAIVGGGGPVLADSAGTPWNGKYIVASGNLMADFRANVAAEAQGRLQTARLYHMTDDPGVKAMLKFNLARDTYHQNLWLAAIQQLQEDGVEGPVVPSDLFDEENQEHAGTLWHLSDGTESDQGVWASGPAPDGRHTFEFLADPAALGGPASGPAPKPTQYVTSHADASGKPKQPPQAKGPGERIKDAFQ; encoded by the coding sequence ATGTTCCGTCACACCAAGCACCTGCAGTTCGAGGCCAAGCCGGAGAAGCCGGACGCGCTGTACGCCATGAAACTGCAGGAGCTGATCGGCGGCGCGTTCGGCGAGATGACCGTGACCATGCAGTACCTCTTCCAGGGCTGGAACTGCCGCATGGAGGGGAAGTACAAGGACCTGATCATGGACGTCGCCACCGAGGAGATCGGGCACGTGGAGATGCTGGCCACGATGGTCGCCCGGCTCCTGGAGGGCGCGCCCGACGACGTCACCGCCGAGGCCGTGAAGGACCCGGCCGTGGCGGCCGTGGTGGGCGGGATGAACCCGCAGCACGCCATCGTGGGCGGCGGCGGCCCCGTCCTCGCCGATTCGGCCGGCACGCCGTGGAACGGCAAGTACATCGTCGCCAGCGGCAACCTGATGGCCGACTTCCGCGCCAACGTGGCCGCCGAGGCCCAAGGGCGGCTGCAGACCGCGCGGCTGTACCACATGACCGACGACCCCGGCGTCAAGGCCATGCTCAAGTTCAACCTGGCGCGCGACACCTACCATCAGAACCTGTGGCTGGCGGCGATCCAGCAGCTCCAGGAGGACGGCGTGGAGGGGCCCGTGGTGCCCTCCGACCTGTTCGACGAGGAGAACCAGGAGCACGCCGGAACGTTGTGGCACCTGTCCGACGGCACGGAGTCCGACCAGGGGGTGTGGGCGTCCGGGCCGGCACCCGACGGCCGCCACACGTTCGAGTTCCTGGCCGATCCCGCCGCGCTGGGCGGCCCGGCGTCGGGTCCGGCGCCCAAGCCGACCCAGTACGTGACCTCGCACGCCGACGCCTCGGGCAAGCCCAAGCAGCCGCCGCAGGCCAAGGGGCCGGGCGAGCGGATCAAGGACGCGTTCCAGTAG
- a CDS encoding helix-turn-helix domain-containing protein has translation MVRHEIPAGPAARPRAARPTRGGAVDSRRLPRYAAGEIAVPFVIATAAEAIDRDTFWEEHSHPTHELLWNERGASWARIGGRVWTVTPTAGLWIPAGAPHSGWAPAGTLHRAAQFGIHAVPPLADRPTAVATTPLLRLLLDRLDSEGLDAPARSRTEAMVLDLLAPAERELTLRIPESPLLAPIVAAVRGNPADTTTLAAWAARLGVSTRTITRAFHAETGAGFSRWVATARVQHAMALLAGGEEIDEVAARVGYHSASAFGAAFRRITGVSPGRFRAR, from the coding sequence GTGGTCAGACACGAGATTCCCGCCGGGCCCGCGGCCCGCCCGCGCGCCGCCCGGCCGACGCGCGGCGGCGCGGTCGACAGCCGCAGGCTGCCGCGCTACGCGGCGGGCGAGATCGCGGTGCCCTTCGTCATCGCCACGGCCGCCGAGGCCATCGACCGCGACACGTTCTGGGAGGAGCACTCCCACCCCACCCACGAACTGCTCTGGAACGAGCGGGGGGCGTCGTGGGCGAGGATCGGCGGCCGGGTCTGGACGGTCACACCGACGGCGGGCCTGTGGATTCCGGCCGGCGCACCCCACTCGGGCTGGGCTCCGGCGGGGACCCTGCACCGCGCCGCGCAGTTCGGGATCCACGCGGTGCCGCCGCTGGCGGACCGGCCCACCGCCGTGGCGACCACGCCGCTGCTTCGGCTGCTGCTGGACCGGCTGGACTCCGAGGGCCTGGACGCCCCGGCGCGCTCGCGGACCGAGGCGATGGTGCTGGACCTCCTCGCCCCCGCCGAGCGCGAGCTGACCCTGCGGATCCCGGAGTCGCCGCTGCTGGCCCCCATTGTCGCCGCCGTGCGCGGCAACCCCGCCGACACCACGACGCTGGCGGCGTGGGCGGCGCGCCTGGGCGTGAGCACGCGCACCATCACCCGCGCGTTCCACGCCGAGACCGGCGCCGGGTTCAGCCGGTGGGTGGCCACCGCCCGGGTGCAGCACGCCATGGCGCTGCTGGCCGGGGGCGAGGAGATCGACGAGGTGGCCGCGCGTGTGGGGTACCACTCGGCGAGCGCGTTCGGCGCCGCCTTCCGGCGGATCACGGGGGTGAGCCCGGGACGCTTCCGGGCCCGGTGA
- a CDS encoding iron-siderophore ABC transporter substrate-binding protein — MPRASRLAALSTAALLACALTACSAASGGEGGGEGSGDWTPITIEHALGTTTIESKPERVATVNWANHEVPLALGVVPVGMAAANFGDDDGDGVLPWVEERLEELDAETPVLFDETDGIDFEAVADTRPDVILAAYSGLTQEDYDTLSEIAPVVAYPETAWGTPWREMIELNSRAIGMADEGAELISDLEGEIEAAVAEHPEIEGRSAMFLTHVDATDLSEVSFYTTHDTRAQFFADLGLETPGSIADASAETDQFSLTRSAERADSFNDVDIIVTYGGDDLVESLEEDPLLSQMPAVADGAVVNLPGEEPLGTAANPTPLSISWVLEDYLALLSAAAGEA, encoded by the coding sequence ATGCCCCGCGCTTCACGGCTGGCCGCGCTGTCCACGGCCGCACTGCTCGCCTGCGCGCTCACCGCCTGCTCCGCCGCATCCGGCGGCGAGGGCGGGGGCGAGGGCTCCGGCGACTGGACCCCCATCACCATCGAGCACGCGCTGGGCACGACCACCATCGAGTCCAAGCCCGAGCGCGTCGCCACGGTCAACTGGGCCAACCACGAGGTCCCGCTGGCCCTGGGCGTCGTGCCGGTCGGCATGGCCGCCGCCAACTTCGGCGACGACGACGGCGACGGCGTGCTGCCCTGGGTCGAGGAGCGGCTGGAGGAGCTGGACGCCGAGACGCCGGTGCTGTTCGACGAGACCGACGGCATCGACTTCGAGGCGGTCGCCGACACCCGGCCCGACGTGATCCTCGCCGCCTACTCCGGGCTGACCCAGGAGGACTACGACACGCTGAGCGAGATCGCGCCCGTCGTCGCCTACCCCGAGACCGCGTGGGGCACCCCGTGGCGGGAGATGATCGAGCTGAACAGCCGGGCGATCGGCATGGCCGACGAGGGCGCCGAACTCATCTCCGACCTGGAGGGCGAGATCGAGGCCGCCGTGGCCGAGCACCCCGAGATCGAGGGCCGGTCGGCGATGTTCCTCACCCACGTGGACGCCACCGACCTCAGCGAGGTCAGCTTCTACACCACGCACGACACCCGCGCCCAGTTCTTCGCCGACCTCGGCCTGGAGACCCCGGGCAGCATCGCCGACGCCTCGGCCGAGACCGACCAGTTCTCCCTGACGCGCAGCGCCGAGCGGGCGGACTCGTTCAACGACGTCGACATCATCGTGACCTACGGCGGCGACGACCTGGTGGAGAGCCTGGAGGAGGACCCGCTGCTGTCGCAGATGCCGGCGGTGGCCGACGGCGCGGTCGTCAACCTGCCCGGCGAGGAGCCGCTGGGCACCGCGGCGAACCCCACGCCGCTGTCGATCTCCTGGGTCCTGGAGGACTACCTCGCGCTGCTGTCCGCGGCCGCCGGCGAGGCGTAG
- a CDS encoding FecCD family ABC transporter permease, with protein MAATDAPPAPGTAAARSPGPRRVLGLAGLAAALAALMFASITVGSRTVPWPEIAAALGGSVEGFDQAAVAKRVPRTLLAVLAGAALGLSGAAMQGVTRNPLADPGILGVNMGASLAVVTGISYFGLASATATIWTAIAGAGATAVFVHVIGSLGRGGATPLKLALAGAATSVALSSFISAVVLPRNDVADQVRSWQIGGVGGGTYEAIAQVLPFLAVGAAVCLLSANGLDLLALGDELAAGLGTRVAVVRTAASLGAVVLCGATTAVTGPIGFVGLVVPHLCRLLVGVGHRWLLPFSVLGGAALLTAADVVGRLVARPAEIDVGIVTALIGAPFFVYIVRRQKVRAL; from the coding sequence GTGGCGGCGACCGACGCCCCGCCGGCCCCGGGCACCGCCGCCGCGCGGTCCCCGGGGCCGCGCCGGGTCCTGGGGCTGGCCGGGCTGGCCGCCGCCCTGGCGGCGCTGATGTTCGCCTCGATCACCGTCGGCTCGCGCACGGTGCCCTGGCCGGAGATCGCCGCCGCCCTGGGCGGCTCGGTCGAGGGCTTCGACCAGGCGGCGGTCGCCAAGCGCGTCCCGCGCACCCTGCTGGCGGTGCTGGCGGGCGCGGCCCTGGGGCTGTCGGGCGCGGCCATGCAGGGGGTGACGCGCAACCCGCTGGCCGATCCGGGGATCCTGGGCGTGAACATGGGCGCGTCGCTGGCCGTGGTCACCGGGATCTCCTACTTCGGCCTGGCCTCGGCGACCGCGACCATCTGGACGGCGATCGCGGGCGCGGGCGCCACGGCGGTGTTCGTGCACGTCATCGGGTCGCTGGGGCGGGGCGGCGCGACACCGCTCAAGCTCGCCCTGGCGGGGGCGGCGACCTCGGTCGCGCTGTCGTCGTTCATCAGCGCCGTGGTGCTGCCGCGCAACGACGTCGCCGACCAGGTGCGGTCCTGGCAGATCGGCGGGGTGGGCGGCGGCACCTACGAGGCCATAGCCCAGGTGCTGCCGTTCCTGGCGGTCGGTGCGGCCGTGTGCCTGCTGTCGGCCAACGGCCTGGACCTGCTCGCCCTGGGCGACGAACTGGCGGCCGGACTGGGCACGCGGGTGGCCGTGGTGCGGACGGCGGCGTCGCTGGGCGCCGTCGTGCTGTGCGGCGCGACCACCGCCGTCACCGGGCCGATCGGGTTCGTGGGACTCGTCGTGCCGCACCTGTGCCGGCTGCTCGTCGGGGTGGGCCACCGGTGGCTGCTGCCGTTCTCCGTGCTGGGCGGCGCCGCGCTGCTGACGGCGGCCGACGTGGTCGGCCGCCTGGTGGCCCGGCCCGCGGAGATCGACGTGGGGATTGTGACCGCGCTGATCGGCGCCCCGTTCTTCGTCTACATCGTCCGCCGCCAGAAGGTGCGTGCGCTGTGA
- a CDS encoding FecCD family ABC transporter permease produces the protein MSLSTAESVGRDRARRARRRRGVIGLLAALIAAAFAVSLMVGRTFYPPGDVLGVLLGQDVPGASFTVGRLRLPRAVLALVAGLCFGLAGVTFQTLLRNPLASPDIIGINWAAGAAATFAIVVLSLDGIGVSAFAITAGLLVAGAVYLLSFRNGVSGTRLILIGIGISAMLESVTSYILDQAASWDLQEAMRWLTGSLNGATWGQTVPVAAALLVIGPVLLAQSTRLSLIQLGDETAAALGVRVELVRLVAVVGSVGLIAFATAAAGPIAFVAFLSGPIAARIVGRDGSLLLPAALVGALLVLVADFCGQFAFGTRYPVGVITGALGAPYLVYLIVRTNRAGGSL, from the coding sequence GTGAGCCTCTCCACCGCCGAGTCCGTCGGCCGCGACCGGGCGCGGCGCGCGCGCCGCCGCCGCGGCGTGATCGGCCTGCTGGCCGCGCTGATCGCCGCGGCCTTCGCCGTGAGCCTGATGGTGGGGCGGACGTTCTACCCGCCCGGCGACGTGCTGGGGGTGCTGCTCGGCCAGGACGTGCCGGGCGCCTCGTTCACCGTGGGGCGGCTGCGGCTGCCGCGCGCGGTGCTGGCGCTGGTGGCCGGGCTGTGCTTCGGGCTGGCCGGGGTGACCTTCCAGACGCTGCTGCGCAACCCGCTGGCCAGCCCGGACATCATCGGGATCAACTGGGCGGCGGGCGCGGCGGCGACCTTCGCGATCGTGGTGCTCTCCCTCGACGGCATCGGGGTGTCGGCGTTCGCGATCACCGCCGGGCTGCTGGTGGCGGGGGCCGTGTACCTGCTGTCGTTCAGGAACGGGGTCTCGGGGACGCGGCTGATCCTCATCGGCATCGGGATCTCGGCGATGCTGGAGAGCGTCACCTCCTACATCCTGGACCAGGCGGCCTCGTGGGACCTCCAGGAGGCGATGCGGTGGCTGACCGGCAGCCTCAACGGCGCCACGTGGGGCCAGACCGTTCCGGTGGCGGCCGCGCTGCTGGTGATCGGGCCGGTGCTGCTGGCGCAGTCCACCCGCCTGTCGCTCATCCAGCTGGGCGACGAGACGGCGGCGGCGCTGGGCGTGCGGGTGGAGCTGGTGCGGCTCGTCGCCGTCGTGGGGTCGGTGGGCCTCATCGCCTTCGCGACGGCCGCGGCCGGGCCGATCGCGTTCGTCGCGTTCCTCTCGGGTCCGATCGCGGCGCGGATCGTGGGGCGCGACGGTTCCCTGCTCCTGCCGGCGGCCCTGGTGGGGGCGCTGCTGGTGCTGGTGGCCGACTTCTGCGGACAGTTCGCGTTCGGCACGCGCTACCCGGTGGGGGTGATCACCGGCGCCCTGGGCGCGCCCTACCTCGTCTACCTGATCGTGCGCACCAACCGGGCGGGCGGCTCCCTGTAG
- a CDS encoding response regulator transcription factor, with the protein MTGELRVLVVDDDALVRGGLAMMLDGANGITVVGEAADGDEVLAAVDTHRPHVVLMDLRMPRVDGITATRRLRARPGAPEVIVLTTFDTDENILRALRAGAGGFLLKDTPPPRIAAAVRRIAEGEPILSPRITRRLMDRAATQADAYDRARDALAALSPRENDVVLAVARGRTNAEIAAELYMSVATVKAHVSSVLAKLGLDNRTQIALLAHDAGLA; encoded by the coding sequence ATGACCGGTGAGCTGCGCGTCCTCGTCGTGGACGACGACGCCCTGGTCCGGGGCGGCCTGGCCATGATGCTCGACGGCGCCAACGGGATCACGGTGGTCGGCGAGGCAGCCGACGGCGACGAGGTGCTCGCGGCCGTCGACACCCACCGCCCCCACGTCGTGCTGATGGACCTGCGCATGCCGCGCGTCGACGGCATCACCGCCACCCGCCGCCTGCGCGCCCGCCCCGGCGCGCCCGAGGTCATCGTGCTCACCACGTTCGACACCGACGAGAACATCCTGCGCGCCCTGCGCGCGGGCGCCGGCGGGTTCCTGCTCAAGGACACCCCGCCGCCGCGCATCGCCGCGGCCGTCCGGCGGATCGCCGAGGGCGAGCCGATCCTCTCGCCCCGCATCACGCGCCGCCTGATGGACCGCGCCGCCACCCAGGCCGACGCCTACGACCGCGCCCGCGACGCCCTCGCCGCGCTGAGCCCCCGCGAGAACGACGTGGTCCTGGCCGTGGCCCGGGGCCGCACCAACGCCGAGATCGCCGCCGAGCTGTACATGAGCGTGGCCACGGTCAAGGCCCACGTCTCCAGCGTCCTGGCCAAGCTCGGCCTGGACAACCGCACCCAGATCGCCCTGCTCGCCCACGACGCCGGCCTGGCCTGA
- a CDS encoding sensor histidine kinase, which translates to MKTEVSVLPAGEGGAPWRPTPLAAAAVAAAVLPLIAATVWQRLVDGPPGAYPALDIAVGVLAWAGAPVALWRPVPAALALTALALLSPAATPAATLAVLLVAQRHRLPVAAAVAAAGLAAHAVQGFVQPSGGISYGWWLLLIAAGYGAMVGWGALLRAHRALVESLRERARRAEAEQGRRVAEARMAERTRLAREMHDVLAHRLTLLATYAGALEYRPDSSPERLAHAAGVVREGVHQALEELREVIVLLRADEGAPGDDLDGPEGLRPPPAALSGLVAESRAAGTEVDYREEAAGLDRLPPGTARALYRVVQEGLTNARRHAPGRPVAVAVRGRPGDGLTASVANPLPPPGGAPSGASGTGTGLVGLTERVHLAGGRLDHGAAAGEFRLRAWLPWPP; encoded by the coding sequence ATGAAAACCGAGGTCAGCGTGCTCCCCGCCGGCGAAGGCGGTGCCCCCTGGCGGCCCACGCCCCTCGCCGCCGCGGCCGTGGCCGCCGCCGTGCTCCCGCTGATCGCGGCCACCGTGTGGCAGCGCCTGGTGGACGGCCCGCCCGGTGCCTATCCGGCGCTGGACATCGCCGTGGGCGTGCTCGCCTGGGCCGGCGCCCCCGTCGCCCTGTGGCGCCCGGTGCCCGCCGCGCTGGCCCTGACCGCCCTGGCCCTGCTCTCACCGGCGGCCACGCCCGCCGCGACCCTGGCCGTCCTGCTCGTCGCCCAGCGCCACCGCCTCCCCGTCGCCGCCGCCGTGGCCGCCGCCGGCCTGGCCGCCCACGCCGTCCAGGGCTTCGTGCAGCCCAGCGGCGGCATCTCCTACGGCTGGTGGCTGCTGCTCATCGCCGCCGGGTACGGCGCGATGGTCGGCTGGGGCGCCCTGCTGCGCGCGCACCGCGCGCTCGTGGAGTCGCTGCGCGAGCGCGCCCGGCGCGCCGAGGCCGAGCAGGGCCGCCGCGTCGCCGAGGCCCGCATGGCCGAGCGGACCCGGCTGGCGCGCGAGATGCACGACGTCCTCGCGCACCGGCTCACCCTGCTGGCCACCTACGCCGGCGCGCTGGAGTACCGCCCCGACTCATCGCCCGAGCGGCTGGCGCACGCCGCCGGTGTGGTGCGTGAGGGCGTCCACCAGGCGCTGGAGGAATTGCGCGAGGTGATCGTGCTGCTGCGCGCCGACGAAGGCGCACCCGGCGACGACCTCGACGGGCCCGAAGGGCTGCGCCCGCCCCCGGCCGCCCTGTCGGGCCTGGTGGCCGAGTCCCGCGCGGCCGGGACCGAGGTCGACTACCGCGAGGAGGCGGCCGGCCTCGACCGGCTCCCGCCGGGCACGGCCCGCGCGCTGTACCGCGTCGTCCAGGAGGGCCTGACCAACGCGCGCAGGCACGCCCCCGGCCGCCCCGTCGCCGTCGCCGTGCGCGGCCGCCCCGGCGACGGCCTCACCGCCTCCGTCGCCAACCCGCTGCCCCCGCCGGGCGGCGCGCCGTCCGGCGCCTCCGGCACCGGCACCGGCCTGGTCGGGCTCACCGAGCGGGTGCACCTGGCGGGCGGCCGGCTCGACCACGGGGCGGCCGCCGGGGAGTTCCGGCTGCGCGCCTGGCTACCATGGCCGCCATGA
- a CDS encoding DUF6069 family protein: protein MTGQDTTRTQETPQRERAREAAQEAARRTSPPVAPGRTAASARRRRVRRALAVGGAVAASLAVWAVAVAAGVEVEAVQGGAVRPVGPAAVAVASLAAGLAGWALLALLERTVRRPAPHRLWTAVAVAFLVLSLVGPLTSGTGAAGTAVLLLLHTAPAAVLIPLLPRAACR, encoded by the coding sequence GTGACCGGTCAGGACACGACGCGCACGCAGGAAACGCCCCAGAGGGAGCGCGCGCGGGAAGCGGCGCAGGAAGCGGCCCGGAGGACCTCACCGCCCGTCGCGCCGGGCCGCACCGCCGCGTCCGCGCGGCGCAGGCGCGTCCGCCGGGCGCTCGCCGTGGGCGGCGCGGTCGCGGCGTCGCTGGCGGTGTGGGCGGTGGCCGTGGCGGCGGGCGTGGAGGTGGAGGCGGTGCAGGGCGGCGCGGTGCGGCCGGTGGGCCCGGCGGCGGTCGCTGTGGCGAGCCTGGCGGCGGGGCTCGCGGGCTGGGCACTGCTGGCCCTCCTGGAGCGCACGGTACGGCGGCCGGCGCCGCACCGCCTGTGGACGGCGGTGGCGGTGGCCTTCCTCGTCCTGTCCCTCGTCGGCCCGCTCACCAGCGGCACCGGCGCGGCGGGCACCGCCGTCCTCCTGCTCCTCCACACCGCCCCGGCGGCCGTCCTCATCCCCCTCCTCCCCCGAGCCGCATGCCGCTGA
- a CDS encoding alpha/beta hydrolase, with amino-acid sequence MPTGYLMTVALLALYTLAALAPPRRPRPLAMAGFLLGLLANELPFAALAWLLASTVLAYAQGDLSTPGAWACLALAALVAAGLAEAARRGLGARPVLDAALAAGLGAGWRSAVDPGLAAGLRRRTPWARILLRPVLVGRRGVERVADIAYGTHPRHRLDVYRHRSRPAGAPVLVYWHGGGYSMGDKNREGRSLLYRLASQGWVCVSANYRLRPEAGFGDHLSDAKRVLAWVRAHGAEYGADPATVVVSGSSAGAHLAALCALTPNDPRLQPGFADADTSVSAAVCLYGYFGRYYTAPANAPEPVPSSPLDHLRPDAPPLMAVHGDRDTLVPAAEARAFTARLRQVSRSPVVHAELPGAQHAFDLVHSPRHEAVVDAVEAFTAWVRSTQEAVTLKAPSRDRKDQ; translated from the coding sequence ATGCCCACCGGATACCTCATGACCGTCGCGCTCTTGGCGCTGTACACCCTGGCGGCGCTGGCGCCGCCGCGCCGTCCGCGTCCGCTCGCGATGGCGGGCTTCCTCCTGGGGCTGCTGGCCAACGAGCTTCCGTTCGCCGCGCTGGCCTGGCTGCTGGCGTCCACGGTGCTCGCCTACGCGCAGGGCGACCTCTCCACCCCGGGGGCGTGGGCGTGCCTGGCCCTGGCCGCGCTGGTCGCCGCGGGCCTCGCCGAGGCCGCCCGGCGCGGGCTGGGGGCGCGGCCGGTGCTGGACGCCGCCCTGGCGGCCGGCCTGGGCGCCGGCTGGCGGAGCGCGGTCGACCCGGGCCTGGCGGCGGGGCTGCGCCGCCGCACGCCGTGGGCACGGATCCTGCTGCGCCCGGTCCTGGTCGGGCGGCGAGGGGTCGAGCGCGTGGCGGACATCGCCTACGGCACGCACCCGCGCCACCGGCTCGACGTCTACCGGCACCGGTCGCGCCCGGCCGGCGCCCCGGTCCTGGTGTACTGGCACGGCGGCGGCTACTCCATGGGCGACAAGAACCGCGAGGGCCGCTCCCTGCTGTACCGGCTCGCGAGCCAGGGGTGGGTCTGCGTCAGCGCGAACTACCGGCTGCGGCCCGAGGCCGGGTTCGGCGACCACCTGAGCGACGCCAAGCGGGTGCTGGCGTGGGTGCGCGCGCACGGGGCGGAGTACGGCGCGGACCCGGCGACGGTGGTCGTGTCGGGCAGCTCCGCCGGCGCCCACCTGGCGGCGCTGTGCGCGCTGACACCCAACGACCCCCGCCTCCAACCGGGGTTCGCCGACGCGGACACCTCGGTCTCGGCCGCCGTGTGCCTGTACGGCTACTTCGGCCGCTACTACACCGCCCCGGCCAACGCCCCGGAGCCGGTCCCGTCGTCCCCCCTGGACCACCTGCGCCCCGACGCCCCGCCCCTGATGGCCGTGCACGGCGACCGGGACACCCTGGTACCGGCGGCGGAGGCCCGCGCGTTCACCGCCCGCCTGCGGCAGGTGTCGAGGTCCCCGGTCGTCCACGCCGAACTCCCCGGCGCCCAGCACGCCTTCGACCTGGTCCACTCCCCCCGCCACGAGGCCGTGGTGGACGCGGTGGAGGCGTTCACGGCCTGGGTGCGCTCGACTCAGGAAGCGGTCACGCTGAAGGCACCTTCCCGAGACCGGAAGGATCAGTAG
- the cas6e gene encoding type I-E CRISPR-associated protein Cas6/Cse3/CasE — protein sequence MYLTRAFINPRRRGALRFIGGPQRIHAAVMQAFPMDPPTEGSVGPRVLWRLDEDDHRRPVLWVVSPDKPDLHHVVEPYGWPASDQAFETRDYTPLLRRLESGQRYVFRTTVNPVKSTPVPPEDREPGEDGLKKRGHLVPIVGAGHQIAWFAERAGKWGFELLPSTVPMPETESEGDTADAPVAPPAYACEIRAQKNLRFWRGESGSKPVTLSTVAMEGLLRVTDADLLRNALTRGIGRAKGYGCGLISLAPAR from the coding sequence ATGTACCTGACCCGGGCCTTCATCAACCCCCGCAGGCGCGGAGCCCTCCGCTTCATCGGCGGCCCGCAGCGCATCCACGCCGCCGTGATGCAGGCGTTCCCCATGGACCCGCCCACCGAGGGCTCGGTCGGCCCGCGGGTGCTGTGGCGGCTGGACGAGGACGACCACCGCCGCCCCGTGCTGTGGGTGGTGTCGCCGGACAAGCCCGACCTGCACCACGTGGTCGAGCCGTACGGCTGGCCGGCCTCCGACCAGGCATTCGAGACCCGCGACTACACCCCGCTGCTCCGGCGGCTGGAGTCAGGCCAGCGCTACGTCTTCCGCACCACGGTCAACCCGGTGAAGAGCACCCCGGTACCGCCCGAGGACCGCGAACCCGGTGAGGACGGTCTGAAGAAGCGCGGCCACCTGGTGCCGATCGTCGGGGCCGGCCACCAGATCGCCTGGTTCGCCGAGCGGGCGGGCAAGTGGGGGTTCGAACTCCTGCCGAGTACCGTGCCCATGCCCGAGACCGAGTCGGAGGGGGACACCGCAGACGCCCCCGTCGCGCCCCCGGCCTATGCCTGCGAGATCCGCGCCCAGAAGAACCTCCGGTTCTGGCGCGGCGAAAGCGGATCCAAGCCGGTGACCCTGTCCACGGTGGCCATGGAGGGACTGCTGCGGGTGACCGACGCCGACCTGCTGCGCAACGCGCTGACGCGGGGAATCGGGCGCGCTAAGGGCTACGGCTGCGGGCTGATCAGCCTGGCCCCGGCCCGGTAG